The Peromyscus maniculatus bairdii isolate BWxNUB_F1_BW_parent chromosome 3, HU_Pman_BW_mat_3.1, whole genome shotgun sequence genome segment GCTTATTGAAATTATGAAATATGACGCTGACTCACCTCACTCTTTTGgatttcttttgtgatttttttcccagatcaacataatttttatttagttgtACAGATAAGATTAATATTCTGTGTTCCTCACTACTATTTTAGGTGTTAACTATAAAACAAGGCAATTTAAATCAATAGGATTAGATTTCTAAGGCATAAGGCCCAGGTGCAATATAGCCACACAAAGTGTGCATTCTGTATAGGATGCAACTTTGAATGCCTTTATTATCTCTAGTATGCTATATATACAGGTAGATACATGgagaaatatatagaaatatatgataTCCAGTCTGGAACATCAAAAGTTAAAGAGACAGGTTAATAAAGAATAAGTAGGTAAAACAGAATGATGGTATAGACATATTGACCAGTGAATCACAAGTTTGATGCATACTCTATTATTTTTTCCACGTATATGAAATATGCTTCCACTATGATGTTAAGAAGAATGCACTTTCCATGTATGTCCTCATTAAAGAATATACTTTATTTCCAATCTGGACTTGGAGTCATAGCCAAtatgtttctcctttttttctacaCTTTCATAATCCTGTGTCACAGACCTAAGCCCATGGACCTGATCTCCTGTCAACTGACCTTCATCCACATAATAATGGTCCTCATTGGAGGGGATATTTGGCTTACACACGTATTTGAGTCCCTGAACTTTGAGAATGACTTCAAATGTAAGGCAACTTTTTACATGAACAGAGTGATGAGAGGTCTCTCCATCTGCATCACCTGCCTCCTAAGTGTGTTTCAGGCTGTCACTATCAGTCCCAGTACCTCATTGTTGGCAAaatttaagcataaactaaaaacATACATGATGTATGCTTTCTTCTACCTCTGGTCTTTCAATTTGTCATTCAGTAGTAGGTGGATCTTCTATGTTGGTGCTTTTACCAATGTGAGTGAGAGCAACCAGATGAAGGTCACTGAGTCCTGCTCACTCTTCCCCATGAACTACATCACCAGGGCACTGATTTTAACAGTGACAGTCTCCAGAGATGTCTTTCTTGTAGGAGTTATGTTGACCACAAGTGCATACATGGTGATTATCTTGTTCAGACATCAGAGGCAATGCAAGCATCTTCACAGCATCAGCCACCCGAGAGCATCCCCTGAGAAGAGGGCCACCCAGACCATCTTGCTGCTGGTGGTTTTCTTTGTGGTCATGTACTGGGTGGACTTCATCATCTCAACCACCTCAGTCCTGTTATGGACATACAACCCAGTCATCTTGACTCTTCAGAAGTTTGTGATGAATGTCTATCCCACAATTACTCCTTTGGTACAAATCAGTTCTGATAACAGAATAATCAATATGCTGAAAAACTTGCAGGCAATGCGccaccagatttttaaaaaaggttaaatTTTCTCTTCATTCAAAAAACCaatttacatgtatgagtgtagtgccagcatgcatgtatgtgtgaattcCTCATTCCAACAGAGGTCGGAGGAGATCATTGGCCCAGCCCCCTTGCACTGGACATTTATATAGTTGTAAGGAGTCATACTGGTACAACACCAatattttttcccctaaaaacAAATTCTTCTTAAACTGTTTAATAGTTCAAGTAGCAAAGCATGATTCTTCATATGATTGGAATAAAATGTGTGGTATTACTTGTGTACACTCTTGTGACATTTTTGCTGCCAAGTACTATAAACTTCATTGTATACCACAAGTTGTTTCCACAGGAATTCTCTTACTTgctcccttttattttatgtcataaaTGTCTGTACAAGTCCTATCATCAAGTCTGTACAGTCCTATCATCTCAGCCTTTGATGGCATCAGGAGCCATGAACCTCATCTCAGACTGTGTCTTCATCAGGGCCATGAACACATATATGGGCCCCttagctgcccaggcccagacatcaccatgaccTTGGTGGCAATAAACCACTCAAATTTGTCTTATCCTCAACTCTTTCATCATTTAGATTACCTTTGTCTATAGTACATGAACTAGTCTGTTTCTCTTCCCCCATATCACACCATTCATTTCCTCACTATTACAATGCCCATCTGCCCAGCACTGCAAAGCATCAGACAGACATATGTTTTCTCCTTGGAATCCAGGACAAAGTGCCCTGAGCTTGAGTGTGGGTCTCCTTGTCTCACTCAATCCATCATGGTACTGGGCAGGACCACACTTCCTCCTCAGAGTCTGGGATCATCCACTGTAGACCTGGGTATGGGTCttttggaaattttcttttcttgtcttgtcttttaCTAGTTCTGTGTGTGCATCTCATGTATTTTTGTGGGTGTGTCTTTCCTCAGTTTGGAGGAATTTTCTTTTATGACCTCGTTGAAAGTCTTGTCTTTGCCACCAACTTGGGATTCTTGACTCTCTTTTGCCTATAATTTTAAGGTCTGATATTTCATGGTATTCGACATACACAATACTTTCAAGGAGTGCACTctatcagctgagctacatcACTAGCCCCCAGTCTGCTATCTGCTGATAATACAGTTATATCATCTTATGTCTGTGCCATCTGTAAGAAAGATTACTTTACCAAAGGGTGTTTGGAGAAGgtgacatttttcttatttttttcttcctatttttttaaggaaagaaagagtttatttaggtgTATGGATTCACAGGGtccagagtccatcatggcatggCAGCAAGTTGCAGACATGGTGTCAGGACTGAAatctgagagtttacatcttgaaACACAAGCATGATGCAGAGAGAACTGGAAATAGCAgaagtctttaaactctcaaagcctgcctccagtgacatatttccttcaTCAAGGTCATACCTCTTAAACATCCCCAtttttgtgggatattttgattgcattctgataTTCCTGAAACTGGCAATGAAGTTTACTTTTAATTCAGAGGGCAGAAGTAGCTACTAGCTGATcaaaaattagccatagaggttttggaggactaagcacagatagagacacacaggaagtagtaggctGGGACTTAGAGAAAAATCTTGGCTTTTTTGGATCAAAAAACAAGAGAGACGGTAGTTCAGTGGTCAGTTTTCCCACTGCTTTTCTGATCATTCAGCTTCTTACTCTGATATCTAACTCCTGAATTCTTATTAACAAGAATAATTAGACGAATGCTctatctggcacccaatgtggggcagaGGATCACATGTCCACTGGctttgcagctgctgcaggtgtcaCTATGGCTGGCTTTTCCGGCCTTCCCCGATGCCCTCTGTGCAAATCTGGGGTTTTCCCATTGTAGTTTCTCTACAGTggcctccagctgctgctgtcccTGGCCCCATACTCCACAGGTGGCTGGGCACCAAATGCCATAGAGGTTAGCTGCCCACTGCCAGCTGGGTCTGTCCTTCAGGCAGCCCCCATGCCCCCACTTCcttccatgcaggctccttgcACAAATCTCCCTGTGTCCACTTTTCAGGTAGTCAACTCCTCCCTGTGGGTGGATGGCTTCCCCTGTGTGCCCtcttcaggctgctgccacaccagACTGGCTGCCTTGATACCTTCTTGGTCTTTTACTACGCTTGTCATCACCACACGTTCTAAACCCCTAACTACGGGCAAACGGCTGCAGCTGTCCTCAGCCAAGCCATGCACCACAGAGCCCGGCCATGCACCACATTGACAGCCAGCCTCACATCTCATTGTCACCATCATCAGATCTGGACAGACCCTCGGGAAGTTCTAAGggggaattattatttttttttaagtttttccacATGTTAATAATGGGGAACGATATTATGATACAGGGAGTTAGTTCTCTGTATGGTTCCATATTGAATggcttcaaaatgaaaaaaaattaaatgaagggataaaaACCTACCTGATATTGACATGAGGTCGATTATAATCATTATCACTTTGGTAATTCATGCTTTATCCTTACAAAAATATGTTTGATTTTGGagtcaaatatgaaaaattgGCTGATAAGATACAATCTTTAGAAAGACCtataaatgaaactaagaaaatattCACTCACAAACAGAGGAAATTTGAGAAGAAtctactgctttttaaaaaactataccTTTGCATAaacaagatagagaaaaattGCCTTCACTGtgcttacttataataattcccagcctgtAAAAAGATATCAGTGGAAAATTGTTCCACAATGGATGTTAAGCAGCCCTACCTTGTgttaatattttgtacaacaaccattaaaaataattcttaaaaaactTCCTCAATCTGTGACTTACCCTTAAATGggtgatatcttactagctgattcagactCAAATACCTTAGTAGAAATGTTTAAAgaggtaaagaaaaatttgccttggtggtgattataaattgctcctgaaaatttcaaagaagagattctattaattaattaCCCATgatataaaatagatttaaaaattcagccacagaaagtacaaatcaagaGAGATCAATTataaactcttaatgattttcaaaatttgctGGCAcatattaactggctatggcccaCGATTACATTGATAACTCAAGAAgttagtaatttatttcaaaccttacaagtagataaggacttaaataattcaagaaactccactacctgcaggtaATAACAAAAGGGTACACAAGGAAAtgaatttggcaaatggatgtgtttcattttgcagagtctcaaaaagtaaaaatgtacaccacaccatagatacatattctggatttcaatggacaacatctttgagttctgaaaatgctgattctataatcacacatttattagaagttatggccatcatggagaTGTGGACATCATGTTCTTTTATACTGTTTCTTGTTGTCTAGGCATAATGAAATCTTAAGGACACCCtttgttgcagaggaaccttaggtgactgtccaggcagccaaatgctttgtcatttctatagttttagaagttatTTGCTcggcacttcctgtttactcaggtaatattatatcttcctTGTGTCTCTAAAGgagttaaaaactagatagttatagttacagtgtTCCTTGTTTACAAATTCAAAAGGGAAACTCACAAAAGTgttgtaaagtgtataaggttgagtgACATAATTAAATTGTTTCTCTAAGAAAATGTTTAGAggtaaaaaaatagttttgtggtggtaatacaagttaggatagaaagtaaattaggtacaaaactttggactcaccaggATAGGTGAGAAATGGAGTACTTTTTCTGGTTGTGCTAAATGcaaatgaactggacattgtgaatgtaattcttacccaATAATTAttcttgttgtatatagttatactgtgttagagttaaaaaccttccaTGTTTATTTAGACTATAAAGGGGAAATGTGGGATAATTTGATCACATTCTGATGCTCCTGAGACTGACAATGAAGTTTGcattgaatcagagggtggaactagctactagctgaccaaaattagacatagaggtttTGTAAGAACAAGAACAGATAGAAAGACACAGGCAGTATTAGGACTGGAATTAGAGAGAGTCTCAGCATGTTGGGATCTaggaatgagagagagggagagagagaggagagagagaggagagagagaggggggagggagggagggagagagagagagagagagagagagagagagagagagagagagagagagagagttcagtagtcacgtctccacttctctgatcattcaggttcttaccgcAATATCTGACTTCCAAATTTTTAAtagtaaagaataaatagaagaatgcTTCACCACATACAGCAACATCAACTGGAAACTAAGTGTTCAAATGTCCAAGACTCTCAGGAatatctcatttaaaccaccacagctcTGGTATGATTCAGATCACCTTTTGTGGGTTTCATATCTTAGTCCGTGTCTAGCAACTGCAAAatttcttctttggggtttattttCGTTATCATAGAAAATTTTTGAATATTTCCCTTTGACTAAGCAAAAGCACAGGTTTTAGCTgtagaagttttcttttcttttcttcttcattttagcCTAATGTTTAGCTGcaggtctgcatctgtttccatcagttactagaggaaacctctctgatgactattgggctaggcaccaatctatgtgtatagcagaataaCATTAGGCAtcatttttgatgtatttttctccagtcatgtttggttctatgtagcaggaatcttaaaagttcttattaataaaatcaaacccgagacgagttattggggtccatgctggtagatcagagagacagaataagccacagctatatcacctcaccagttcctcagctggtcctgtttcctcagactggaagcctctgagtcctcatccagaatgaatctcagctgaactgtgttgctccaaagcctgaaagcttaaccaggccaaatgcttaaccagccaaatgcctaaccagccaaatgcctctagtttctggtcctcacgccttatatatctttctgctgtctaccaccactccctgggattaaaggctggctttctgggattaaaggcgtgtccatgcttggctatttccaatgtggccttgaactcacagagatccagagggatttctgtctctggaatactaggattaaaggcgtgtgctatcactgactaactagtggcttgtctgttctctgaccccaggtaagtttattaaggtacacaatattttggtgaacacaataccaccacatctcctctctttttgtctaaaattaaaaaaagcttataactaatacaagaaaaactattttcaataagtatatgcaatatacagtcaagattacattaacaacgtctagtccattaacatttgacagatccagacaaaaaaattccattatatatattaccAATGTaaagtccagtaacatctgataaactcagaccaaaaaatattcattacttatttaaaagaagt includes the following:
- the LOC143272217 gene encoding vomeronasal type-1 receptor 90-like; translation: MSSLKNILYFQSGLGVIANMFLLFFYTFIILCHRPKPMDLISCQLTFIHIIMVLIGGDIWLTHVFESLNFENDFKCKATFYMNRVMRGLSICITCLLSVFQAVTISPSTSLLAKFKHKLKTYMMYAFFYLWSFNLSFSSRWIFYVGAFTNVSESNQMKVTESCSLFPMNYITRALILTVTVSRDVFLVGVMLTTSAYMVIILFRHQRQCKHLHSISHPRASPEKRATQTILLLVVFFVVMYWVDFIISTTSVLLWTYNPVILTLQKFVMNVYPTITPLVQISSDNRIINMLKNLQAMRHQIFKKG